One Cucumis sativus cultivar 9930 chromosome 1, Cucumber_9930_V3, whole genome shotgun sequence DNA segment encodes these proteins:
- the LOC101215534 gene encoding stomatal closure-related actin-binding protein 1 — MTRISRTYSDTMQREGVSAVSADVIFASSRFPNYKIGPNNQIVEAKDDPKVLSMKEVVARETAQLLEQQKRLSVRDLASKFEKGLAAAAKLSEEARLREAASLEKHVLLKKLRDALEALRGRVAGRNKDDVEEAIAMVEALAVQLTQREGELIQEKAEVKKLANFLKQASEDAKKLVDEERAFARAEIENAREAVQRVEEALQEHERMSRAAGKQDLEELMKEVQEARRIKMLHQPSKVMDMEHELQALRLQLAEKSKYSILLQKELAISKKAMGDNSNLYEIDGTESLGSYLRIQPSCDTSPDLSKCSIQWYRIASEGGKKELISGATKTVYAPEPFDVGKILQADVILDDHRITLTTTGPIDPAAGLGSYVEALVRKHDVEFNVVLTQVNGVNNPSESIHSLHVGKMRIKLCKGKNTIAKEYYSSSMQLCGVRGGGNAAPQALFWQAKKDLSYILAFESERDRNAAIMLARRFAFDCNIILAGPDDRAPSAN, encoded by the exons ATGACAAGGATTAGCCGTACTTATAGTGACACAATGCAAAGAGAGGGTGTATCAGCTGTATCAGCTGATGTTATATTTGCTTCCAGTCGGTTTCCAAACTACAAGATTGGACCTAACAATCAGATTGTGGAGGCTAAAGATGATCCCAAAGTACTATCTATGAAGGAGGTTGTTGCTCGCGAGACTGCTCAACTGTTGGAACAGCAGAAACGCCTCTCAGTTCGAGACTTAGCCAGTAAATTTGAGAAGGGTTTGGCTGCTGCTGCTAAGTTATCAGAAGAG GCTAGACTAAGAGAGGCAGCTTCACTGGAAAAACATGTTCTATTGAAGAAGCTTAGGGATGCACTGGAAGCATTAAGAGGACGTGTTGCAGGAAGGAACAAGGATGATGTAGAGGAAGCAATTGCAATG GTGGAAGCATTAGCAGTTCAACTTACTCAGCGAGAAGGGGAACTAATTCAAGAAAAGGCTGAAGTGAAGAAGCTAGCCAATTTTCTTAAGCAG GCTTCAGAAGATGCTAAGAAACTTGTCGATGAGGAAAGAGCTTTTGCAcgtgcagaaattgaaaatgcaAGAGAAGCAGTTCAGAGAGTGGAAGAAGCCTTACAGGAACATGAACGAATGTCTCGTGCAGCTGGGAAGCag GACCTGGAGGAACTAATGAAGGAGGTTCAAGAAGCTAGAAGGATCAAAATGCTCCATCAACCAAGCAAG GTTATGGACATGGAACATGAGCTTCAGGCATTGAGACTGCAACTTGCCGAGAAGTCTAAGTATTCCATACTACTTCAGAAAGAA CTTGCAATAAGCAAGAAGGCAATGGGAGACAACTCCAACTTGTATGAGATAGATGGCACTGAGTCTTTGGGTTCGTATCTTCGCATCCAACCTTCTTGTGATACTTCTCCAGACCTTTCAAAATGCTCTATCCAGTGGTATCGCATAGCATCTGAAGGTGGCAAGAAGGAACTTATTTCAG GAGCTACAAAAACCGTTTATGCTCCAGAGCCTTTCGACGTTGGTAAAATCTTGCAAGCTGACGTTATTTTAGACGATCATAGAATCACTTTGACAACCACTGGCCCCATTGATCCAG CTGCTGGTCTGGGAAGCTATGTTGAAGCCCTCGTGCGGAAGCATGATGTTGAGTTTAAT gTAGTTCTTACTCAGGTGAATGGAGTAAATAATCCATCAGAATCTATACATTCACTCCATGTTGGAAAGATGAGAATAAAGCTCTGCAAGGGAAAGAACACAATCGCTAAAGAATATTATTCTTCATCAATGCAg TTATGCGGAGTTCGTGGTGGTGGCAATGCTGCACCTCAAGCATTGTTTTGGCAAGCTAAGAAAGATCTTTCTTACATATTAGCATTTGAATCTGAGAGAGACAGAAATGCAGCCATAATGCTAGCGAGGAGGTTTGCTTTTGATTGCAAT ATCATTCTTGCTGGACCGGACGACCGAGCTCCATCAGCAAACTGA
- the LOC101215767 gene encoding F-box/kelch-repeat protein At5g26960: protein MASDNSNSNSRHFSWFIKSCFPNPNDSSATAVAVALPIASKSCFQTTNTAITPPVAVAVAPASAISALPDDLLLECLSRVPSTSLPSVSLVCRQWARLLLSTTFVDLRRVRGQLEDTVYAVSATNYGLFAASFNFRDGGLWKVALFKAKESLFLSNFYGLLSHARLSAIGPRIYLIGRNAMFLYDTWSGMVTARSAMNFSRKKFANAVISGRIYVAGGAPTTTAVEMYDPETDSWQVVAQSARRRYGCIGAAVDGVFYVIGGLKIGGGASGGSEAHIYASSMDMYDVEARTWLRSRAVPGGGCVVAACAAAGHIYILASHAVELSFWKFDGRRKCANNSNQTSTKTAGFGEWYRIRSPPLPPQFRLDSTVRFSCIGMGETVVLIQVAGCIDDLLRRSGRSARGLKEGLVLIYETKSGEWRRGAEMPEVMQRAACVCVEC from the coding sequence ATGGCGTCTGATAATTCCAACTCCAATTCTCGCCATTTCTCTTGGTTCATCAAATCTTGCTTCCCTAACCCTAACGATTCCTCCGCTACTGCCGTCGCCGTCGCCCTCCCTATCGCCTCCAAATCCTGCTTCCAAACCACCAATACCGCCATCACTCCTCCCGTCGCCGTCGCCGTCGCCCCCGCTTCTGCCATCTCCGCTCTCCCGGACGACCTTCTTTTGGAGTGCCTTTCCAGAGTTCCCTCCACTTCTCTTCCTTCCGTCTCCCTCGTTTGCCGTCAATGGGCTCGGCTTCTCCTCTCTACTACGTTCGTCGATCTCCGCCGTGTTCGAGGTCAATTGGAGGATACTGTTTATGCTGTTTCCGCTACTAATTATGGTCTATTTGCGGCTAGTTTCAACTTTCGGGATGGCGGTTTGTGGAAGGTTGCGCTGTTTAAAGCGAAGGAGAGCTTGTTTCTTAGTAACTTCTATGGATTGTTGTCTCACGCTCGTCTCTCTGCTATTGGACCTAGAATTTACCTAATTGGCCGAAATGCGATGTTTCTGTATGATACTTGGTCTGGAATGGTCACAGCTAGATCTGCAATGAATTTCTCCAGGAAGAAATTCGCCAATGCGGTGATTTCCGGTAGAATCTACGTCGCTGGCGGTGCTCCAACAACGACAGCGGTTGAGATGTACGATCCTGAGACCGACTCATGGCAAGTCGTTGCTCAATCGGCTAGAAGACGGTATGGTTGCATCGGAGCCGCTGTCGACGGCGTGTTCTACGTGATTGGAGGATTAAAGATCGGAGGAGGAGCTTCAGGTGGTTCGGAGGCTCATATCTACGCAAGCTCCATGGATATGTACGATGTGGAGGCGCGTACGTGGTTGAGAAGCCGCGCCGTACCAGGCGGAGGCTGTGTAGTGGCGGCGTGTGCAGCGGCAGGACATATCTACATCCTCGCTAGCCACGCCGTCGAGCTTTCATTCTGGAAATTCGACGGTAGAAGAAAATGCGCAAACAACAGCAACCAAACCTCAACCAAAACCGCGGGATTCGGCGAATGGTACAGAATAAGAAGTCCACCATTGCCACCGCAGTTCCGGTTGGATAGTACGGTGAGATTCAGTTGCATCGGAATGGGAGAGACAGTGGTGCTGATTCAGGTAGCGGGTTGCATCGACGATTTACTCCGTAGAAGTGGAAGAAGTGCGAGAGGATTGAAGGAAGGTTTGGTACTGATTTACGAGACGAAGAGCGGAGAGTGGAGAAGAGGGGCGGAAATGCCGGAAGTAATGCAACGCGCCGCGTGCGTGTGTGTAGAGTGTTGA